The Diospyros lotus cultivar Yz01 chromosome 15, ASM1463336v1, whole genome shotgun sequence genome has a window encoding:
- the LOC127792103 gene encoding uncharacterized protein LOC127792103 produces the protein MGCCLSTGTAPAPSGVATKPNPDVISPNGRRHPPESDAIRGAPSPLPPLEEETVKEVLSETPIAKPAVLAANDQSVMSNRKVPVIEEVMVEPSAVNRPAEEMVSVSEVSEVSEMCSFSESLSTVAEKRDDDGEVTQRVPRSPAKIPRKRAVSSGAKERGIRSPARRAELSPAKRTHIAQSKPVRAPAAASRRNVGPPNALRRDPGESSTRRSRSPATRGEMGQPRPVRYKSPASTSAERSSLRRAGARAEDGGEEEKRNEEVLPETTESLENPHVSLECFIFL, from the coding sequence ATGGGTTGCTGTCTCAGCACCGGCACCGCGCCCGCCCCCTCCGGTGTTGCCACCAAACCAAACCCAGATGTTATTTCCCCAAATGGGCGTCGCCATCCGCCGGAATCTGACGCCATCCGCGGTGCTCCTTCACCTCTGCCTCCTCTTGAAGAAGAAACTGTGAAGGAAGTGCTCTCCGAAACCCCCATCGCCAAGCCCGCTGTTCTGGCGGCGAATGACCAGTCTGTGATGAGTAACCGGAAAGTGCCGGTGATCGAGGAAGTAATGGTGGAACCCAGTGCCGTGAATCGCCCGGCGGAGGAGATGGTCTCCGTCTCCGAGGTGTCCGAGGTTTCGGAGATGTGTAGCTTCAGCGAGAGCTTGTCGACGGTGGCGGAGAAGAGGGACGACGACGGCGAAGTCACTCAGCGTGTCCCGAGGTCTCCGGCGAAGATCCCGAGAAAGCGCGCCGTCTCCAGCGGGGCCAAGGAGAGAGGGATCAGATCTCCGGCGAGACGCGCCGAGCTCTCGCCGGCTAAAAGGACCCACATCGCGCAGTCGAAGCCAGTCCGAGCCCCCGCGGCGGCTTCCCGGCGCAATGTGGGGCCCCCAAACGCTCTCCGGCGGGACCCCGGCGAGAGTTCCACGCGCAGGTCTAGGTCGCCGGCAACACGCGGCGAGATGGGGCAACCTCGGCCGGTGAGATATAAAAGCCCGGCCTCAACCTCTGCCGAAAGGTCCAGTCTCCGGAGAGCAGGGGCGCGGGCGGAGGACGGCGGGGAGGAAGAGAAACGGAACGAGGAGGTACTGCCGGAGACAACGGAGTCGCTGGAGAACCCTCACGTTTCTCTGGAGTGCTTCATCTTCCTCTAA